Part of the Lichenicola cladoniae genome is shown below.
GCCGAGCCGCCGGCGGATGTCTGCACCTATCCCGACAGCGGTGCGCTCGTCATCGATGCCCTCGGTCGCCATGGCTTCCTGCGCGAGGCCGATTATTACGAGGGGCAGCCAGAACCGACGCCGCTTCTGGCGCCCGGCCGCGACGCACCCGTCTGATCGGGGCGCGTCAGGAAAGCATCGCACGCATGCTCTCGGCCACAGCCGTTTCTCCAAGCTTTCTCCGACAAGTTTGCGGCGATAGCATTGTATCGGAAGCTCGGCTTCGTGATCCGCAGGCGGATGCACGTCGTCCTTATGGGCGAACACTCATCGCGGACGACGGGGTGATAGCGATCATCCTGGTGACAAGCAGGTCAGCCGGCCTTCTGTAGCTCGGCTGCGAGTTCCGGAACCGCCTTGAACAGGTCGGCGACCAGGCCGTAATCGGCAACCTGGAAAATCGGCGCGTCCTCGTCCTTGTTGATAGCGACGATGACCTTGCTGTCCTTCATGCCGGCGAGATGCTGGATCGCACCGGAGATGCCGATCGCGACATACAGGTCGGGCGCCACGATCTTGCCGGTCTGGCCGACCTGGTAGTCGTTCGGGACGTAGCCGGCATCGACCGCCGCGCGCGACGCGCCGATCGCGGCGCCGAGGCTGTCGGCGATCGGGTCGAGCAGCTTGAAGTTCTCGCCGTTCTGCATGCCGCGGCCACCGGAGATGACGACGCGTGCGGATGCGAGCTCCGGCCGCTCGGATTTCGACAGTTCGGCCGAGACGAATTTCGACAGCGATGGGCTGTCGGGTGCCGACACGTCCTCGGTCGAGGCGCTGCCGCCTTCGGCCGGCGCGGGATCGAAGTTGGCGCCGCGCACCGTGATCACCTTCTTGGTGTCGGATGACCTGACCGTCGCCAGTGCATTGCCGGCGTAGATCGGTCGCACGAACGTCTCGGCATCGACGACCGCGATGATGTCGCTGATCGGCTGCACGTCCAGCAACGCGGCAACACGCGGCAACACATTCTTTCCGGTTGCGGTCGAGGGCGCCAGGATGTGGTCGTACGGACCGGCTAGTGCCACGATCAGCGCCGCGATCGGCTCCGCCAACGGCTTGGCGTAGATCTCGGCATCGGCCTTCAGGACCTTGGAGATACCGGCGATCCCGGCGGCGGCCTGCACGATGCCGTCGAGGCCATGGCCGACGACCAGCCCATGGACTTCGCCGAGGCTGGCCGCGGCGGTCACGGCCGAGCGGGATGCCTGGATGATGTGGCCGTCGATATGATCGAGGAGGACGAGAGCGGTCACGGTCAGATCACCTTCGCTTCTTGGCGCAATTTGGAGACGAGCTCCTCGATCGACGCCACCTTGATGCCACTCTTGCGGGTCGGCGGCTCGGACACCTTGATGGTGGTCAGGCGCGGGCTGACATCCACGCCGAGCTCGCCTGGCGCCAGGATCTCGAGCGGCTTCTTGCGGGCCTTCATGATGTTGGGCAGCGACGCATAGCGCGGCTCGTTCAGCCGCAGGTCGGCGGTGATGATCGCC
Proteins encoded:
- a CDS encoding electron transfer flavoprotein subunit alpha/FixB family protein; translated protein: MTALVLLDHIDGHIIQASRSAVTAAASLGEVHGLVVGHGLDGIVQAAAGIAGISKVLKADAEIYAKPLAEPIAALIVALAGPYDHILAPSTATGKNVLPRVAALLDVQPISDIIAVVDAETFVRPIYAGNALATVRSSDTKKVITVRGANFDPAPAEGGSASTEDVSAPDSPSLSKFVSAELSKSERPELASARVVISGGRGMQNGENFKLLDPIADSLGAAIGASRAAVDAGYVPNDYQVGQTGKIVAPDLYVAIGISGAIQHLAGMKDSKVIVAINKDEDAPIFQVADYGLVADLFKAVPELAAELQKAG